Below is a window of Christensenella minuta DNA.
CCATATACTGCAAGGTCTACTCTTATTGTCACCACCAATTTTTTAATACCGGCCGCAATATTAGGCCGCAGTGAGGATTCGATGAAGGTAATCAAGCACTGGACGATTAAGATATTTTTTATTACGCTTTTTATTTCCGCAGGCGTTTCCGTGGCTGCGGAATATTTTATTTCCAATCTGTCGCTTCCTGCATCCGTGGGGATATTGGCGGCGCTGATTGCGATTGGCGTACTGTTCGATATTGTGGGAGTAGCCTTCGCAAGCTGCGACCAGGCCCCGTTTATCGCGATGTCCGCAAAAAAAAATACGAAAGCGCATTATGCACTCAAGATGCTCAAGAATGCGGATGTAGTTTCCAATTTTTGCAATGACGTGATTGGGGATATTTGTGGAATTGTGAGCGGGGCGGCCGGGGCCGCCATCACCCTGAAAGCGCTGGTATTTGAGTTTCCGTTTCCAGATCTTATGGTATCGATTGCGATTTCAGCCCTGATTGCAGCGGCGACAGTCGCAGGGAAAGCATGGGGAAAAACAATCGCGCTCAAAAGAAATAAAGATATTGTTCTTTCCATCGGTACGGTCGCAAACTTTTTCAATGGAGGCAGGAAAAAGAATGAAAAAGAGAATTGACGTGCTGATTGCAGAAAAAGGCCTTGCGCAAAGCCGGGAAAAGGCCAAGACCCTTATTATTGCCGGACAGGTGAAGGCGGATGGGAGAGCTGTTAAAAGCCCGTCTGAGCAATTTGAGGAGGATGTTAAGCTTGAAGTAGAAGGACATGCCTGCCCTTACGTCAGCAGGGGCGGCCTGAAGCTTGAAAAAGCGGTAAAAGAGTTTGGACTCATTTTGGAGGGAAGCGTTTGCATGGATATCGGCGCTTCGACCGGAGGATTTACGGACTGTATGTTACAGAATGGTGCGCAGTTTGTATATGCGGTGGATGTTGGTTATGGCCAGTTTGACTGGCGCCTTAGGAATGACAAGCGCATAAAGCTGATGGAACGCACAAATGCCAGATATTTGGAGAAGCAGGATCGTCCGGTCGATTTTGTAAGCGTGGACGTATCCTTTATTTCATTAAAACTTATTTTTCCGGCTATTATGCGTATTATTGGAGAAAATGCCCGAATAGTCACACTGATTAAACCGCAATTTGAGGCAGGGCGGGAGTTTGTTGGGAAAAAAGGCGTTGTGAGAGATGCAAAGGTACATGAAGCAGTAATCCGGCAGACGGTAGAAAACGCGCTTTCCTGCGGATTTTTTCTGCATGGTCTCACGTATTCGCCGGTAAAAGGACCCAATGGAAACATCGAATACCTTGCACTTTTCTCAATCGAGCCGCGGGAATACCCGCTTGACACCGAACAGGTCGTGGAAGATGCGCATGGAAAACTAAATTAACTTGTATATCTATGCATATTTATGTATAATGAAACGGGAAATGGATTGGTGCGGAGGCTCATATGCTGAAAATCGGTATTTATACAAATAAGGGCAAAGATCCCGGCCTTCAGGCGACGGACAGGGTGATCGGCGCGCTCGAGGAAGCCGGCTGCAGTGTTTGCTATGATTCGGATACGGCCGCATTGTTGGGGCTTTCCGAATATAAGGATGCTGGCGAGGCAGACGCACTTTTTATTCTGGGCGGAGACGGAACCATTCTGCGCGCGGCGCGCAAGTATGTTTCATTTGGCTTTCCGTTGATAGGAATCAATATTGGGCACCTTGGATTTATGAGTGAAATCAACCTTCCCGATATAGAGCGTATGATTGACCATATCAAGCGCGGAGATTATGTGATCGACGAACGGATGATGCTTGAAGCGAGGATCAATGGGGCGGGCAGTCCGTTTATTGCGCTCAATGATTTTATTATTACGAAGATCAACCGTACGCGGATGGTACAGCTTGACCTTTACGTGAACGGAACGTTAGCGGAGCTTTATAATGGGGATGGGCTTATCGTTGCGACTCCTACCGGATCGACGGCATATTCTTTATCGGCCGGAGGCCCCATCATTGCCCCGAACGTAAGCTGCATACTGATTACGCCGATGTGCCCGCATTCGCTGTATGCGCGGAGTATCGTGACTAAGTACAGCGATACGATTACGGTTCGTCCGCATGAAGGAGAGGAAAACGTGACTTTCTCGGCGGACGGACAGGAACTGCATTACTTGAGTGATGCGGACGAGGTAATTATTCAGCGTTCGGAAATGAAAGCGAAGTTTTTGCGCTTTACCAACGACATGTTTTTCCCGCAGCTGAAAGATAAGCTTGCCCAATGGAGCGGCCCGAAGAAATAGGAGTTTTGCCATGAAATCCAAAAGACAGAATAAAATTCTAGAGATCATTGAAAATAACGAAGTAGAGACGCAGGAGGAGCTTGTAGCGCTTCTTAATGAAGCAGGTTATAAGGTAACGCAGGCTACTATTTCCCGGGATATCAAGGAACTCCATCTTATCAAAGTACAGGCTTCGTCGGGAGCGTATAAATATGCAGACAACAAAAAAAGCAAGGGGAACGATATGGACATCCTGATGCGCATTTTCCGTGATACTGTTGTTTCGATTGAAAGTGCGGTCAACCTTGTAGTAATCAAGACGCTTTCCGGAAGCGCAAGCGCAGCGGCGGAAGTTGTGGACAGCATGCACTATAACGGAGTTCTTGGGACACTCGCGGGCGACAATACGATTTTCGTCGCTACAACCAGCGAGCAAGCTGCGGAAGAAATTGTGGAGCGGTTTTCTAAAATGCTGAATAGATAAGAAAGCGATACACGAATGATACAAAGCCTGGCGGTGAAGAATATCGCCCTGATAGATGAACTGAATATCGAATTTGAGGCGGGACTCAACGTTCTTTCGGGAGAAACCGGCGCGGGAAAATCAATTCTGGTCGATTCAATGAATCTTCTTTTGGGTGAACGAGCCGACCGGGAGCTTATACGAAGCGGACAGGAAAAAGCGCATGTTGAAGCGAATATTTGCATTGATCCTGCGGTATTCGCGGATTTTTTCGATGCAAACGAGCTTGATGCGGAGGATGAATTGATCGTTTCGCGGGATCTTTCTGCATCCGGTAAAAATATATGCCGGATCAATGGGACGGTGGTAAGTCTTTCCGCGCTCAAAGCATTGATGGACCGGATTGTGGACCTTCACGGGCAACACGAGCACCAGTCCCTGCTATATGCGAAGAATCATCTGGCTTTCCTCGATAATTACTGCGGCCAGGAGGTGGGCGAGGCAAAAGAACGGATTGCGAAGCTAGCTTCACAATTAAAAAAGGTGCAGGAGCAGCTTGAGGATACGGGCGGAGACGAAAAAGAACGTGCGCGCAGCATGGACCTGCTGTCTTTTCAAATACAGGAGATCACAGATGCGCAAATTTTTGCAGGGGAGGAGGACGTTCTGCGCGAGGAGCGAAACAAGCTTAATAATGCGCAGACGATTGCGCAGAACCTTTCCGCGTGCTATACGGAGATATACCTCGGCGGGGAAGAGGGCGGGAGCGCACTTTCCCTTATACAGGATACGGTTCGTTTGATGTCGCAAATTTCCATGTATGACGAGGCCTATGAAAAAACGGAGGAGCGCTTGCAGGAGAGCGTCTTTGCTTTAGAGGAATGTGCCCACGACCTGCGGAACTATCTGGAAGCCGTCGTATTCGACGAGCAGCGGCAGGCCGAAATTGAAGAGCGAATTGACCTGATTGCCGGGCTGAAGAGGAAATATGGAAATTCGGAAGAAGATATTTTGAACTTTTGTGCGGAGGCGCAGAAAAAGCTTGAAAGGTTGCAGAATGCAGAACTGGATGCGGCCCGCCTGACGAATGAAATTGAGACGCTTAAAGATCAGTTGTATGGGGAATATCAGAACCTGTCCGGCCTGCGGCGCAAGGCGGCGGAAAAATTTTCCGCCGCCATTTTGAGAGAACTCGGCGATCTCGGGATGGCGGGCGCACAGTTTGAGGCGCGGTTTTCTGCGCTGCCTGGACGTGAGGAAGCACCATGGCGCAGAGACGGAATTGATGAAATGGAATTTTATCTCTCAACAAACGAAGGAGAGCCATTAAAACCGCTTTCCAGAATCGCATCCGGCGGAGAAATGTCACGGGTCATGCTGGCTTTTAAAAATATATCGGCAGGGCTGGAAGACATTTCTACCTTGATATTTGATGAGATTGATACCGGAATCAGCGGACGGATGGCGCTTGTGGTTTCTGAAAAAATGGCTTCTATTTCGCGATCCAGACAGGTTATTTGCGTAACCCACCTTCCGCAAATTGCGGCAATGGCGGATGCAAATTTTCTGATCCAAAAACATTCTGCGGACGGAGCGACGCATACGGCGGTTACACGGCTTGAGGGGAACGGCGTGATTGATGAAATTGCGCGCCTTGCTGGCGGGATCGAAACCGAAAGCTCGCGGATATACGCAGCGGAGTTGCGCCAAAACGCGGAGAAGATTAAAAAAGCATTCGGAGGGTAAGGGCGGAGGTTTGCATTGGCAAGGTTCAGGCGCACATTAATTGTTGAACAAAAAGATGATTATGTAAAACAGATCAAAGAGATGCTCCGGGAAGAATCGGCATCTTTTTTATGTACGACCGACGGCGGGGAGGCGCTTGAACTTTATGATAGGTATCATCCGGACCTGGTCCTTGTGGAGGCGATCCTTCCCGGATACGACGGTTTTGAACTTATGGAGCATATGCTTCCCGAAAGGGACGTGGTTAAAATTGTGCTGACCGCGATGAACCGGAAGCTCATTATCAAAAAAGCGTTTGAGTTGGGAGCCGCATATGTTATCGTCAAGCCTTATGTGAAAAAATATTTTGTACAACGAGTCCTTGAGGCGGCAGACACCCTGAAAAAACGACAGAATATCCGTGCGGAGAGCGACCAGCTGATTGCGGGGAAAATATCCGTTGCATTGAAAAGACTGGGGATCCCGGTGAATATCAAGGGATATAAATTGCTGCGTGAGGCGCTGCTGACCGCTTGCATGGAGCCGGCAAAGATGCGCCCGTTTAATGTGAATATTTATATGCCGCTTGCAAAAAAATATGGATCCACGGCCAAATGTGTGGAACGTAACATCAGGCATGCGATTGAAACGGCAGCTATACGCGGCGACGCGGAAGCCTTTTACGAATATTTCGGCTATACGATCAGCTCTGAAAAGGGGAAACCCACGAATGGAGAATTCATTGCGACACTCGCGGAAAAAATACTTTCGCGGTATGAATAGGAAAGGAAGAATAGTATGAAAGAACGGTTGACTATTGCAAAAAATTATATCGAATCCAAAACAAATTTCCGGCCGGAGGCCGTCATTGTGCTGGGTTCCGGGCTTGGCGATTATGGAAATACGGTAGAGGACATTGTGATCGAATTTCCTTATGCCGAAATTCCGGGATTCCCGGTCTCGACGGCGCCCGGCCATGCGGGAAAGTTAACGTTCGGATGCAAGGAGGGGAAAAAAGTCGCCTTGCTTTCCGGGCGGTTCCATTGCTACGAAGGTTACCGGGCGGCGGAGACGGTCGTACCGCTGCGCACGATGCTGATGCTTGGCGCGAAATACGTTATACTCACGAATGCTGCCGGGGGCATCAATAAGGAATTTTCCGCCGGAGACCTTATGGTAATTACGGATCACATTAATTTTTCCGCGCATAACGCACTTACCGGCCCGAATATCGACGAACTTGGGCCGCGTTTTCCCGATATGTCTTTCGCGTACTCGAAGCGGCTGAACAAAATAATCGATGAAGTGGCGCGGCAGGAAGGGATTGCATTGCGGCACGGAGTTTACGGATATATGGTGGGCCCTTCCTATGAAACACCGGCAGAGATTCGCGCCCTGCGCGTACTTGGTGCGGATGCGGTGGGAATGTCTACTGTGCACGAGGTGGTTGCCGCATCGCATGCAGGGGCAGAGACCGTAGCGGTTTCCTGCATCAGCAATTTAGCGGCGGGCGTTGCAAAGCATGCCCTCACCATGGAGGAAGTTCTCGAAGCAGGAAAAAAGGTTGCATCCAGGATGTGCGCTTTAGTCGATGGTTTCCTCCAAAAATTGTGATAGCTTAACTGCTGTAAAAGTGTTAAAATTAATTCATATGCTTAAAATCTAAAGAGCGGTTAAGCATGTTAAGCAGCAAAGAGACAAGGAGCCCGAAATATGTTTAGTTACTTTACAAGCCCAAGCTACTGGATGATGCTTCTTTACAGCATACCGGCAGTACTTTTGGCGCTTTCGATCCACGAATATTCCCATGCGTTCGCCGCTTATAAGTGCGGCGACCCGACCGCAAGGAACCTTGGGCGCATGACGCTTGATCCGGTCAAACATCTTGATCCGATCGGGCTGATCTGCCTGCTTTTGTTTCGTTTTGGATGGGCGAAGCCGGTACCTGTCAATTCCCGCAATTTCAAGCATCCGAAAAAGGACAACATTATCGTTTCGTTATCGGGTATCATTGCGAATTTTATCCTGTCCTTTATTGCGGCGGCGGTTTTGTTCATCGCGATAGGACTTGGGGTTACAAATGGGATATTCATTCATATCATGGTGCCAATCATTACTCTGAATATTACTTTGGGGATATTCAACCTAATACCGATCCCTCCGCTCGACGGTTTTCAGTTTCTGAGCAGTTTCCTCACCCGTAAAGCCTCTGCGGTTATCAACGTTTTATACCGCTACGGATTTATTATTCTGCTGATCTTGATTATCAGCGGTTTTACAGGATGGCTTCTAGGAAACTTTACTTATTGGCTGATTGGAACCTACGATTCGTTTTTCAGTGTATTCGCTCCGGGAATGAAAGGAATTTTGCAGCAGGCATATGTCTTCTCATATACTTATTAAGCTCGCTCAATTCGAAGGGCCGCTCGATCTGCTCCTGCATTTGATCAGCAAGGCAAAAATTGACCTGCAGGATATTTTTGTCTCCGAGATCACCGAGCAGTATCTGGTCTATATGGACCAGATC
It encodes the following:
- a CDS encoding site-2 protease family protein, with amino-acid sequence MFSYFTSPSYWMMLLYSIPAVLLALSIHEYSHAFAAYKCGDPTARNLGRMTLDPVKHLDPIGLICLLLFRFGWAKPVPVNSRNFKHPKKDNIIVSLSGIIANFILSFIAAAVLFIAIGLGVTNGIFIHIMVPIITLNITLGIFNLIPIPPLDGFQFLSSFLTRKASAVINVLYRYGFIILLILIISGFTGWLLGNFTYWLIGTYDSFFSVFAPGMKGILQQAYVFSYTY
- the recN gene encoding DNA repair protein RecN, whose protein sequence is MIQSLAVKNIALIDELNIEFEAGLNVLSGETGAGKSILVDSMNLLLGERADRELIRSGQEKAHVEANICIDPAVFADFFDANELDAEDELIVSRDLSASGKNICRINGTVVSLSALKALMDRIVDLHGQHEHQSLLYAKNHLAFLDNYCGQEVGEAKERIAKLASQLKKVQEQLEDTGGDEKERARSMDLLSFQIQEITDAQIFAGEEDVLREERNKLNNAQTIAQNLSACYTEIYLGGEEGGSALSLIQDTVRLMSQISMYDEAYEKTEERLQESVFALEECAHDLRNYLEAVVFDEQRQAEIEERIDLIAGLKRKYGNSEEDILNFCAEAQKKLERLQNAELDAARLTNEIETLKDQLYGEYQNLSGLRRKAAEKFSAAILRELGDLGMAGAQFEARFSALPGREEAPWRRDGIDEMEFYLSTNEGEPLKPLSRIASGGEMSRVMLAFKNISAGLEDISTLIFDEIDTGISGRMALVVSEKMASISRSRQVICVTHLPQIAAMADANFLIQKHSADGATHTAVTRLEGNGVIDEIARLAGGIETESSRIYAAELRQNAEKIKKAFGG
- a CDS encoding purine-nucleoside phosphorylase → MKERLTIAKNYIESKTNFRPEAVIVLGSGLGDYGNTVEDIVIEFPYAEIPGFPVSTAPGHAGKLTFGCKEGKKVALLSGRFHCYEGYRAAETVVPLRTMLMLGAKYVILTNAAGGINKEFSAGDLMVITDHINFSAHNALTGPNIDELGPRFPDMSFAYSKRLNKIIDEVARQEGIALRHGVYGYMVGPSYETPAEIRALRVLGADAVGMSTVHEVVAASHAGAETVAVSCISNLAAGVAKHALTMEEVLEAGKKVASRMCALVDGFLQKL
- a CDS encoding TlyA family RNA methyltransferase; this encodes MKKRIDVLIAEKGLAQSREKAKTLIIAGQVKADGRAVKSPSEQFEEDVKLEVEGHACPYVSRGGLKLEKAVKEFGLILEGSVCMDIGASTGGFTDCMLQNGAQFVYAVDVGYGQFDWRLRNDKRIKLMERTNARYLEKQDRPVDFVSVDVSFISLKLIFPAIMRIIGENARIVTLIKPQFEAGREFVGKKGVVRDAKVHEAVIRQTVENALSCGFFLHGLTYSPVKGPNGNIEYLALFSIEPREYPLDTEQVVEDAHGKLN
- a CDS encoding arginine repressor, translating into MKSKRQNKILEIIENNEVETQEELVALLNEAGYKVTQATISRDIKELHLIKVQASSGAYKYADNKKSKGNDMDILMRIFRDTVVSIESAVNLVVIKTLSGSASAAAEVVDSMHYNGVLGTLAGDNTIFVATTSEQAAEEIVERFSKMLNR
- a CDS encoding sporulation initiation factor Spo0A C-terminal domain-containing protein, with product MARFRRTLIVEQKDDYVKQIKEMLREESASFLCTTDGGEALELYDRYHPDLVLVEAILPGYDGFELMEHMLPERDVVKIVLTAMNRKLIIKKAFELGAAYVIVKPYVKKYFVQRVLEAADTLKKRQNIRAESDQLIAGKISVALKRLGIPVNIKGYKLLREALLTACMEPAKMRPFNVNIYMPLAKKYGSTAKCVERNIRHAIETAAIRGDAEAFYEYFGYTISSEKGKPTNGEFIATLAEKILSRYE
- a CDS encoding NAD(+)/NADH kinase gives rise to the protein MLKIGIYTNKGKDPGLQATDRVIGALEEAGCSVCYDSDTAALLGLSEYKDAGEADALFILGGDGTILRAARKYVSFGFPLIGINIGHLGFMSEINLPDIERMIDHIKRGDYVIDERMMLEARINGAGSPFIALNDFIITKINRTRMVQLDLYVNGTLAELYNGDGLIVATPTGSTAYSLSAGGPIIAPNVSCILITPMCPHSLYARSIVTKYSDTITVRPHEGEENVTFSADGQELHYLSDADEVIIQRSEMKAKFLRFTNDMFFPQLKDKLAQWSGPKK